The Tardiphaga alba genome includes a window with the following:
- a CDS encoding Crp/Fnr family transcriptional regulator, producing the protein MIRKLSEHSRLTARDVAELRKLPMMTRVLDPDDDIVRQGDRPTSSALVLEGLVARYHLLPDGRRQYLSYHLAGDLPDTQALFVDRMDHAVCAIGPAVVGLIPHAALFAAFERRSSLAGAVWRETLIDAAIFREAITNNSSRGPTARMAHLFCELVYRSKAAKLTTSHDCSAPIGLRQLGETLGLSLATVNRSLAELRANGTADLQNGRITIRDWKTLSDIGQFQPTYLHLRKPLDP; encoded by the coding sequence ATGATCAGGAAGCTGTCCGAGCATTCTCGACTGACTGCCCGTGATGTCGCAGAACTCCGTAAGCTTCCCATGATGACGCGAGTGCTGGATCCTGACGACGATATCGTACGGCAGGGCGACAGACCCACGTCTTCCGCACTCGTACTCGAGGGTTTGGTCGCGCGATATCATCTGTTGCCGGACGGGAGGCGCCAGTATCTGTCCTATCATCTAGCCGGCGACCTTCCCGATACCCAGGCGCTCTTCGTAGACCGGATGGACCACGCGGTGTGCGCGATCGGACCTGCCGTCGTGGGCCTGATTCCTCACGCCGCCCTATTTGCAGCCTTCGAGAGGCGATCGTCGCTCGCGGGAGCTGTTTGGCGCGAGACCTTGATCGATGCCGCGATCTTCCGCGAAGCGATCACGAACAACAGCTCCCGCGGTCCAACCGCGCGCATGGCCCATCTTTTCTGCGAGTTGGTTTATCGGTCGAAGGCTGCCAAGCTGACGACCAGCCACGATTGCAGCGCACCGATCGGCCTCAGGCAACTAGGGGAGACGTTGGGACTGTCGTTGGCCACCGTCAACAGATCTCTGGCAGAGTTGAGAGCGAATGGCACCGCCGATCTTCAGAATGGGCGCATAACGATCCGCGACTGGAAGACATTGTCAGATATCGGACAGTTTCAGCCGACCTATCTGCATCTGCGGAAACCACTCGATCCCTGA
- a CDS encoding glycosyltransferase, translating into MAAVTAFASIAIPACNEAERIGACLAALAVQRDLHGSPLSADAFEVLVFANNCTDDTVAVAERIARLLPQRVVVAEECLPREMSNAGWARKRAMDLAVDRLEKFGNGRVVMTTDADSCVSPTWVCSNLCELAKGVDCVAGYVDAAPSEIVMLGRGFLQRGRLEDTYLRLVAEIVARCDPRPHDPWPNHRVSSGASLAVTVEAYRAIGGLPARPLGEDAALTASLEEAGFKVRHSLDVTVQTSCRLSGRATGGAADTMQRRLTDLDAPCDEDLEPALHLTRRALCRSFFRRAWRGDLDADTFSARVAIPPYLIPRLRAEEATFLEAWEAISVASSALSERRTLRPSELPREISAARLVLAALRTESPTTTTFPSGRHDREGSGETELA; encoded by the coding sequence ATGGCCGCTGTTACTGCGTTCGCCAGCATAGCCATCCCCGCCTGCAACGAGGCCGAGCGAATCGGCGCATGCCTCGCCGCACTCGCTGTACAGCGGGATCTGCACGGGTCTCCGTTGTCCGCAGACGCTTTCGAGGTACTGGTTTTCGCCAACAACTGTACGGACGACACGGTCGCCGTCGCCGAACGCATTGCTAGACTTCTTCCGCAGCGTGTCGTCGTCGCCGAAGAATGTCTCCCGCGCGAGATGTCCAACGCCGGATGGGCACGCAAGCGCGCCATGGATCTGGCTGTCGATCGTCTCGAAAAGTTCGGCAATGGCAGGGTCGTCATGACCACGGATGCCGACTCCTGCGTCAGCCCGACATGGGTCTGTTCCAATCTTTGCGAACTGGCGAAGGGCGTGGACTGCGTGGCGGGCTATGTCGATGCAGCCCCCTCCGAGATCGTGATGCTTGGGCGCGGCTTCTTGCAGAGAGGGCGCCTCGAAGACACCTATCTCAGGCTGGTTGCCGAGATCGTGGCGCGCTGCGATCCACGGCCTCACGATCCATGGCCGAACCACCGGGTATCGTCGGGCGCGAGCCTCGCAGTCACGGTCGAGGCGTACCGGGCGATAGGGGGGCTTCCCGCCCGGCCGCTAGGTGAAGATGCGGCCCTGACGGCGTCGCTCGAAGAAGCCGGCTTCAAGGTGAGGCATTCGCTGGATGTGACCGTGCAGACATCCTGCCGCCTTTCAGGCCGCGCGACGGGCGGCGCGGCGGATACGATGCAGCGCCGGTTGACCGACCTCGATGCTCCCTGCGACGAAGATCTGGAGCCCGCGCTGCACTTGACCCGGCGGGCTCTCTGCAGATCGTTTTTCCGCAGAGCATGGAGGGGTGACTTGGACGCCGACACCTTTTCCGCCCGGGTCGCTATTCCACCCTACCTTATTCCCCGTCTCCGTGCGGAGGAAGCGACCTTCCTCGAAGCTTGGGAGGCTATTTCGGTAGCGAGCTCCGCGTTGAGCGAGCGACGCACCTTGCGGCCTTCCGAACTTCCGCGCGAGATTTCCGCCGCGCGTTTGGTCCTCGCAGCTCTCCGAACGGAGAGCCCTACGACGACAACGTTTCCAAGCGGTAGACATGATCGCGAAGGATCCGGCGAGACGGAGCTCGCTTAG
- a CDS encoding class I SAM-dependent methyltransferase produces MTRHTESLPAEYFEGRYRENIDPWDFRSSAYEREKYDATLAALGSRTYRHVLEVGCSIGVLTGKLAKRSERLLAIDASQTAIDVAREGASSNVTLEKRVLPGDFPGGHFDLIVLSEVLYYFTEADLRVVADLCCTARAPGGEMVLCHWLGETDYPLTGCQASDIFAAAVAKRAPSRRILRDHVYRLETLSS; encoded by the coding sequence ATGACGCGGCACACCGAAAGCCTGCCTGCCGAATACTTCGAAGGTCGCTATCGCGAGAATATCGATCCATGGGACTTCCGTAGCAGTGCTTACGAGCGCGAAAAATACGATGCGACGCTGGCCGCGCTTGGCAGCCGGACCTATCGGCATGTCTTGGAGGTCGGGTGCTCGATCGGGGTGTTGACGGGCAAGCTGGCGAAACGAAGCGAACGATTGCTGGCGATCGACGCTTCGCAGACTGCCATTGACGTGGCGCGTGAGGGTGCTTCGTCGAACGTGACGCTTGAGAAGCGTGTTCTGCCAGGGGATTTTCCTGGAGGCCATTTCGACCTGATCGTGCTTTCGGAAGTCCTGTACTACTTCACCGAAGCCGATCTCCGCGTGGTCGCGGATCTGTGCTGCACAGCGCGGGCGCCGGGCGGCGAGATGGTGCTGTGTCACTGGCTCGGGGAGACCGACTACCCGCTCACCGGCTGCCAGGCCAGCGACATCTTTGCCGCCGCCGTGGCTAAGCGAGCTCCGTCTCGCCGGATCCTTCGCGATCATGTCTACCGCTTGGAAACGTTGTCGTCGTAG
- a CDS encoding PIG-L deacetylase family protein, giving the protein MKIAQYLEAARKLPIISREELTSHAPIVVLSPHPDDETLGLGGLIAQARSAGQEVHVVVLTDGAGSHPNSIEYPPEKLVNLRKAEVRAAGEILGMDPACVYHLDLPDTQAPSEGPAFVEAVRFVSELVRRTGAKNLFVTWDQDPHCDHKAAAALAASVLSDNPVVHLWAYPIWGWHLNTEEHLPGEPRGTVCISDPSVR; this is encoded by the coding sequence ATGAAAATCGCGCAGTACCTGGAGGCGGCAAGGAAGCTACCAATCATCAGCCGCGAAGAATTGACAAGTCATGCGCCGATCGTCGTCCTGTCGCCGCACCCGGACGACGAGACCCTCGGCCTGGGCGGGCTCATCGCACAAGCGCGCTCGGCCGGCCAGGAGGTTCACGTGGTGGTCCTGACAGACGGAGCAGGATCACATCCCAATTCGATCGAATATCCGCCCGAAAAGCTCGTCAATCTTCGCAAAGCGGAGGTCCGCGCTGCCGGGGAAATCCTCGGCATGGACCCAGCTTGCGTCTACCATTTAGACTTGCCCGATACGCAAGCTCCTTCCGAGGGGCCGGCGTTCGTTGAGGCGGTCAGGTTCGTGTCCGAGCTCGTCCGCAGGACAGGCGCGAAGAACCTTTTCGTCACATGGGATCAGGACCCTCATTGCGACCACAAGGCCGCAGCCGCTCTCGCCGCCAGCGTTCTGAGCGATAACCCTGTCGTTCATCTGTGGGCCTATCCCATCTGGGGATGGCATTTGAATACGGAGGAGCATCTACCCGGAGAGCCTCGGGGTACCGTCTGCATATCCGATCCGAGCGTACGATAA